A window from Sphingopyxis alaskensis RB2256 encodes these proteins:
- a CDS encoding tetratricopeptide repeat protein — MTSRIRPRTSTGSPPKAAEGPIIRICKPVGLLGAAALLGAATPVAAADADGAALNALVRARLAEEKGAPAAALSALNEVVSLSPGLPGVRGRMLEQAIAAGDLDAARRAAQQVWTGGDHRFDAQLVLLVDAMRRSDWKAARAYLAAPTDKTGANTGARLIVPIFQAWIDVGARARRPERHLMATPGTGAEPALMLQVVQVQAATRRAGEAARLADEIGLSDRLSQLVALRAAATLDRAGEGAAAGRLRARIALAAGEREDPMLLLPDQPVTTPRAGSAQWLGLLADGLARTPNASTKLPLLFARAAHWLNDEDWAVRATLVEALARDGQNGAAMALLDGLRGKLPAVLVMRQAELIADSGDLAAGLERAEAAARNDAPRMLLVRLADLARRSGSAAAAAAAYERLEAALGEEDRALRSSLLLARAELMLQADQWDAAAPLIERAVALQPDDPAVLNFAGYSALERRKDMKQSLARIEAAWARAPQNASITDSLGWAYFLIGRTDEAVELLERAQRGEPDNAVIVEHLGDAYWQAGRKFQARYNWRAAALLADAEMATRIEAKLRDGLTPATVAP; from the coding sequence GTGACATCAAGGATCCGACCCAGAACATCAACTGGGTCACCCCCGAAGGCGGCGGAGGGCCCAATTATCCGAATATGTAAGCCCGTCGGCCTGCTGGGCGCCGCCGCTCTCCTTGGCGCGGCAACGCCCGTCGCGGCGGCCGATGCCGACGGTGCCGCGCTCAACGCGCTGGTCCGCGCGCGGCTGGCCGAGGAGAAGGGCGCACCGGCGGCGGCGCTGTCGGCGCTGAACGAGGTTGTCAGTCTGTCGCCCGGACTGCCGGGCGTCCGCGGGCGAATGCTGGAACAGGCGATCGCCGCGGGCGACCTGGATGCGGCGCGGCGCGCGGCGCAGCAGGTCTGGACGGGCGGTGACCATCGCTTCGACGCGCAGCTCGTCCTCCTGGTCGATGCGATGCGGCGATCCGACTGGAAGGCGGCGCGCGCCTATCTGGCGGCGCCGACCGACAAGACCGGCGCGAATACGGGCGCGCGGCTGATCGTGCCGATCTTTCAGGCTTGGATCGATGTCGGCGCGCGCGCGCGGAGGCCCGAGCGCCACCTGATGGCGACCCCTGGCACAGGCGCAGAACCGGCGTTGATGCTCCAGGTCGTGCAGGTGCAGGCGGCAACGCGCCGCGCGGGCGAGGCGGCGCGACTGGCGGACGAGATTGGTCTGAGCGACCGACTCAGCCAGCTCGTCGCGTTGCGCGCCGCGGCGACGCTCGATCGCGCGGGCGAGGGCGCCGCCGCCGGCCGACTCCGTGCGCGGATCGCGCTGGCGGCCGGTGAGCGCGAGGACCCGATGCTGCTGCTGCCCGATCAGCCGGTGACGACCCCGCGCGCGGGAAGCGCGCAGTGGCTCGGCCTGCTCGCCGACGGCCTGGCGCGCACGCCGAACGCCAGCACCAAATTGCCGTTGCTGTTCGCCCGCGCCGCGCATTGGCTGAACGACGAGGATTGGGCGGTGCGCGCAACGCTGGTCGAGGCACTGGCTCGCGACGGGCAGAATGGCGCGGCCATGGCGCTGCTTGACGGCCTGCGAGGAAAGTTGCCCGCGGTGCTGGTCATGCGACAGGCCGAACTGATCGCAGACAGCGGCGATTTGGCGGCAGGCCTCGAACGCGCCGAGGCGGCCGCGCGCAACGATGCGCCGCGCATGTTGCTGGTGCGGCTTGCGGACCTTGCGCGGCGGTCGGGCAGTGCGGCGGCCGCGGCGGCCGCTTATGAGCGGCTGGAGGCCGCGCTGGGTGAGGAGGACCGCGCGCTGCGCAGTTCGCTGTTGCTTGCTCGCGCCGAGTTGATGTTGCAGGCGGACCAGTGGGACGCAGCGGCGCCGCTGATCGAGCGCGCCGTGGCCTTGCAGCCCGACGATCCCGCCGTGCTCAATTTCGCGGGCTATTCGGCGCTCGAACGGCGCAAGGACATGAAGCAGTCGCTCGCGCGGATCGAGGCGGCGTGGGCCAGGGCACCGCAGAATGCGAGCATCACCGACTCGCTCGGATGGGCCTATTTCCTGATCGGGCGCACCGACGAAGCGGTCGAATTGCTCGAACGAGCACAGCGCGGCGAACCCGACAATGCGGTGATCGTCGAACATCTGGGCGATGCTTATTGGCAGGCGGGTCGCAAGTTCCAGGCGCGCTATAACTGGCGCGCGGCAGCGCTGCTCGCCGACGCCGAGATGGCGACGCGGATCGAGGCGAAGCTGCGCGACGGGCTGACCCCGGCAACGGTGGCACCATGA
- a CDS encoding 4-(cytidine 5'-diphospho)-2-C-methyl-D-erythritol kinase, with translation MSATMRETGWAKINLALHVRARRADGYHDIETLFAFVDGGDTIEAALAATDTLVIDGEFAEGLSSGADNLVLRVLALLRARYGADRVPPLAVRLTKRLPLAAGIGGGSADAAAMARLVRTHFLPELGDATLARIVGPLGADIAACVASTTCMGSGTGEDLHAVAGLRIAGVPVLLVNPRQPVATGPVFAAWDGIDRGPLYIGTDYRAQLIGARNDLQRPALAACPAISDILLELGALRPWLARMSGSGATCFALFDAAADRDAAKAVLAARHPGWWLMAGALR, from the coding sequence ATGAGTGCCACGATGCGGGAGACGGGCTGGGCCAAGATAAACCTTGCGCTCCACGTCCGCGCGCGGCGCGCCGACGGCTATCACGATATTGAAACGCTGTTTGCCTTCGTCGATGGCGGCGATACGATCGAAGCCGCCCTTGCCGCCACCGACACGCTTGTCATCGACGGTGAGTTTGCCGAAGGCCTGAGTTCGGGCGCCGACAATCTGGTGCTGCGCGTACTTGCGCTGCTGCGCGCACGCTATGGCGCCGATCGCGTGCCGCCGCTCGCGGTAAGGCTGACGAAGCGTTTGCCGTTGGCGGCGGGGATCGGCGGCGGCTCCGCCGATGCCGCGGCGATGGCGCGGCTGGTCCGCACGCATTTCCTTCCCGAACTGGGTGATGCGACGCTCGCGCGCATCGTCGGTCCGCTCGGTGCTGATATTGCCGCCTGCGTGGCGAGCACGACCTGCATGGGTTCGGGGACCGGCGAGGATCTGCACGCCGTCGCGGGTCTGCGGATCGCGGGCGTACCGGTGCTGCTGGTCAATCCGCGCCAGCCCGTCGCGACAGGGCCGGTCTTTGCCGCGTGGGACGGGATCGACCGCGGGCCGCTCTACATTGGCACGGACTACCGGGCGCAGTTGATCGGCGCGCGCAACGATTTGCAGCGCCCCGCGCTCGCCGCCTGCCCTGCGATTTCCGACATATTGCTTGAACTCGGCGCGCTGCGACCGTGGCTCGCGCGCATGTCGGGATCGGGAGCGACCTGCTTCGCGCTGTTCGATGCGGCGGCCGACCGCGACGCGGCAAAGGCAGTGCTCGCCGCACGGCATCCGGGATGGTGGCTGATGGCAGGCGCGCTGCGATGA
- a CDS encoding N-formylglutamate amidohydrolase has product MSEAWHQLGEPRADGILLIGDHASAYVPNDIDLGIAPALLTTHIAIDIGVAEVAALLVESGVVDAAILGGVSRLVVDLNREEEAPGVLPIASDGHAVPGNALDDAAREARLARFYRPYHDHIAATIAKHPPAMILSLHSFTPSLSAHPGQARPWHVGVLYNEDDRLVATAIAALEAEGLLVGDQQPYSGKALNATMNRHAEANGIPYIGIEMRQDLVGDAAGQALFAERLARMCRKVTLNIGE; this is encoded by the coding sequence ATGAGCGAGGCGTGGCACCAACTGGGCGAGCCGCGCGCCGACGGCATATTGTTGATCGGGGATCATGCGTCGGCGTATGTCCCGAACGACATCGACCTGGGCATCGCCCCCGCGCTGCTGACCACCCATATCGCGATCGACATCGGCGTGGCCGAGGTCGCGGCGCTGCTGGTCGAAAGCGGCGTGGTCGATGCCGCAATTCTCGGCGGTGTGTCGCGGCTGGTCGTCGATCTGAACCGCGAGGAAGAGGCGCCGGGCGTGCTGCCGATCGCAAGCGACGGCCATGCGGTGCCGGGCAATGCGCTGGACGATGCGGCGCGCGAGGCGCGGCTGGCGCGCTTTTACCGGCCCTATCACGATCATATCGCGGCGACGATCGCGAAGCACCCGCCCGCAATGATCCTGTCGCTGCACAGCTTCACCCCGTCGCTGTCGGCGCATCCCGGTCAGGCGCGGCCGTGGCACGTCGGGGTGCTCTACAACGAGGACGATCGCCTTGTTGCCACTGCGATCGCCGCGCTGGAGGCCGAAGGGCTGCTCGTCGGCGACCAGCAACCCTATTCGGGCAAGGCGCTCAACGCGACGATGAATCGCCACGCCGAAGCGAACGGCATTCCCTATATCGGCATCGAGATGCGACAGGATCTGGTCGGCGACGCGGCGGGGCAGGCGCTGTTCGCCGAGCGGCTGGCGCGAATGTGCAGGAAAGTGACATTGAACATCGGGGAATAG
- the ilvD gene encoding dihydroxy-acid dehydratase, whose amino-acid sequence MPSYRSRTTTHGRNMAGARGLWRATGMKDSDFGKPIIAVVNSFTQFVPGHVHLKDLGQMVAREIEAAGGVAKEFNTIAVDDGIAMGHDGMLYSLPSRDLIADSVEYMVNAHCADAMVCISNCDKITPGMLMAALRINIPVVFVSGGPMEAGKVVLKGKEVALDLVDAMVAAADEKYSDEEVLAIEQAACPTCGSCSGMFTANSMNCLTEALGLSLPGNGSTLATHADRKELFLRAGRIVVEMCRRHYEEGDDSVLPRNIATFEAFENAMSLDIAMGGSTNTVLHLLAAAHEAGVDFTMEDIDRLSRRVPCLSKVAPAKSDVHMEDVHRAGGIMAILGELDRAGLLHAHLPTVHSATLGDALNKWDIARTNDPEVQKFFMAAPGGVPTQTAFSQARRWDSLDLDRISGVIRSADHAFSKDGGLAVLSGNVAPDGCIVKTAGVDESILKFSGPAKVFESQDAAVAGILTGQVEAGDVVVIRYEGPKGGPGMQEMLYPTSYLKSKGLGAACALVTDGRFSGGTSGLSIGHVSPEAAEGGTIGLVENGDLINIDIPSRTITLAVADSVLAERRAAMEAKGDAAWQPAKPRPRKVSVALQAYAAMTTSAARGAVRDLSQLKGKG is encoded by the coding sequence ATGCCTTCTTATCGTTCGCGCACCACAACCCATGGCCGCAACATGGCCGGTGCCCGCGGCCTGTGGCGTGCGACGGGGATGAAGGACAGCGACTTCGGCAAGCCCATCATCGCGGTGGTCAACAGCTTCACCCAGTTTGTGCCGGGCCATGTTCACCTGAAAGACCTGGGCCAGATGGTCGCGCGCGAGATCGAGGCAGCCGGAGGCGTTGCCAAGGAGTTCAACACGATCGCGGTCGATGACGGCATCGCGATGGGACACGACGGGATGCTCTATTCGCTGCCCAGCCGCGACCTGATCGCCGACAGTGTCGAGTATATGGTCAATGCGCATTGCGCCGATGCGATGGTGTGCATTTCCAACTGCGACAAGATCACGCCGGGGATGTTGATGGCGGCGCTGCGCATCAACATCCCCGTGGTGTTCGTGTCGGGCGGGCCGATGGAGGCGGGCAAGGTCGTGCTGAAGGGCAAGGAGGTCGCGCTCGACCTGGTCGACGCGATGGTCGCCGCCGCCGACGAAAAATACAGCGACGAAGAAGTGCTGGCAATCGAACAGGCGGCGTGCCCGACATGCGGATCATGTTCGGGCATGTTCACCGCCAATTCGATGAACTGCCTGACCGAAGCGTTGGGGCTGTCGCTGCCGGGCAATGGCTCGACGCTGGCGACCCACGCCGACCGCAAGGAGCTGTTCCTGCGCGCCGGGCGGATCGTCGTCGAAATGTGTCGCCGTCATTATGAGGAAGGCGACGACAGCGTCCTGCCGCGCAATATCGCGACGTTCGAGGCGTTTGAAAATGCGATGAGCCTCGACATCGCGATGGGCGGATCGACCAACACCGTGCTCCACCTGCTCGCCGCCGCGCATGAAGCGGGCGTCGATTTCACGATGGAAGACATCGACCGGCTGTCGCGTCGCGTGCCGTGCCTGTCAAAGGTCGCGCCGGCCAAGAGCGACGTGCATATGGAGGATGTCCACCGCGCGGGCGGGATCATGGCGATCCTCGGCGAACTCGACCGCGCGGGGCTGCTCCACGCGCATCTGCCGACGGTGCATAGCGCCACGCTGGGCGATGCGCTCAACAAATGGGACATTGCGCGCACGAACGACCCGGAGGTGCAGAAGTTCTTCATGGCCGCCCCCGGCGGCGTGCCGACGCAGACGGCGTTCAGCCAGGCCCGGCGCTGGGACAGCCTTGACCTCGACCGGATAAGCGGTGTGATCCGTTCGGCGGACCATGCGTTCAGCAAGGACGGCGGGCTGGCGGTGCTGAGCGGCAATGTCGCGCCCGACGGCTGCATCGTGAAGACCGCGGGGGTCGATGAAAGCATCCTCAAGTTCAGCGGGCCGGCGAAGGTGTTCGAGAGCCAGGACGCCGCGGTTGCGGGCATATTGACCGGGCAGGTCGAGGCGGGCGACGTCGTCGTCATCCGCTACGAAGGGCCGAAGGGCGGGCCGGGGATGCAGGAAATGCTCTATCCGACCAGCTATCTGAAATCGAAAGGGCTGGGCGCCGCCTGTGCGCTCGTCACCGATGGGCGCTTTTCGGGCGGCACGTCGGGCCTGTCGATCGGCCATGTCTCGCCCGAGGCGGCCGAAGGCGGGACGATCGGGCTGGTCGAGAATGGCGACCTCATCAACATCGACATTCCGTCGCGGACGATCACGCTCGCGGTGGCCGACAGCGTGCTCGCCGAACGCCGCGCCGCGATGGAGGCGAAGGGTGACGCCGCCTGGCAGCCCGCCAAGCCGCGCCCGCGCAAGGTTTCGGTGGCGCTTCAGGCCTATGCCGCGATGACGACGAGCGCCGCGCGCGGCGCGGTGCGCGACCTGTCGCAGCTGAAGGGCAAGGGATGA